From Actinopolyspora lacussalsi, a single genomic window includes:
- a CDS encoding acyl-CoA thioesterase FadM (product_source=COG0824; cath_funfam=3.10.129.10; cog=COG0824; pfam=PF13279; superfamily=54637): MNMLLRLVVLAVKTVFGRRVHPLGPCYTNFRVAPTDLDLLGHMNNGVYFSIFDLGRIDLMLRSGILRRIRPKGWYAVVTNETGSFRRPLRPFRAFTLRTRIIGWDERHLFMEHRAVSGGKLTTTAVIQLRFLSKTGERVTPEQVANLLPGPVERPELPEWVAQWSKAGYEHTRELEQETDSYE; the protein is encoded by the coding sequence ATGAACATGCTGCTGCGCCTGGTCGTGCTCGCGGTCAAGACCGTGTTCGGCCGCAGGGTGCACCCGCTCGGCCCCTGCTACACGAACTTCCGGGTGGCGCCCACCGATCTGGACCTGCTGGGGCACATGAACAACGGTGTCTACTTCTCGATCTTCGATCTCGGGCGTATCGACCTGATGCTGCGCTCCGGAATACTGCGCAGGATACGGCCGAAGGGCTGGTACGCCGTGGTCACCAACGAGACCGGATCGTTCCGCCGCCCGCTGCGGCCCTTCCGCGCGTTCACGCTGCGCACCAGGATCATCGGCTGGGACGAACGACACCTGTTCATGGAGCACCGAGCGGTCAGCGGCGGAAAGCTCACCACCACGGCGGTGATCCAGCTCCGGTTCCTCTCCAAAACCGGTGAGCGGGTCACACCGGAACAGGTGGCGAACCTGCTTCCCGGTCCCGTGGAGCGTCCGGAGCTCCCCGAATGGGTGGCGCAGTGGAGCAAGGCCGGTTACGAACACACCCGCGAACTCGAACAGGAAACCGACTCCTACGAGTGA
- a CDS encoding AcrR family transcriptional regulator (product_source=COG1309; cath_funfam=1.10.10.60; cog=COG1309; pfam=PF00440; superfamily=46689,48498) — MAVRRRGRGRSDSASGGNGSRGAGRVRMTGKERRQQLLDVARALFAEKGFDGASIEEIAHRAEVSKPVVYEHFGGKEGIYAVVVDREMQTLLDRVVSALSAGHPRELLEQAACALLDYIDNSTDGFRILVRDSPVASATGTFSGLLNDIASQVEHIFGLQFSARGYDPELAPLYSQALVGMVALTGQWWLEVHRPGRDEVAAHLVNLAWNGLSHLEHEPRLRSRDHETE, encoded by the coding sequence ATGGCGGTACGGCGACGTGGACGGGGCCGGTCCGACAGTGCTTCCGGCGGCAACGGTTCCCGCGGTGCCGGCCGGGTACGGATGACCGGCAAGGAACGTCGGCAGCAGCTGTTGGACGTCGCCAGGGCGCTGTTCGCGGAGAAGGGCTTCGACGGTGCCTCCATCGAGGAGATCGCCCATCGCGCCGAGGTCTCCAAGCCGGTGGTCTACGAGCACTTCGGTGGCAAGGAAGGCATCTACGCCGTGGTCGTGGACCGCGAGATGCAGACGCTGCTCGACAGGGTCGTCTCCGCGCTGTCGGCGGGGCATCCGCGCGAGCTGCTGGAGCAGGCGGCCTGCGCGCTGCTGGACTACATCGACAATTCCACGGACGGTTTTCGGATCCTGGTCCGTGACTCTCCGGTTGCCAGCGCCACCGGAACGTTCTCCGGGCTGCTCAACGACATAGCCAGCCAGGTCGAGCACATCTTCGGACTCCAGTTCAGTGCCCGCGGTTACGATCCCGAGCTGGCCCCGCTCTACAGCCAGGCGCTGGTGGGGATGGTGGCGCTGACCGGGCAGTGGTGGCTGGAGGTGCACCGGCCGGGCAGGGACGAGGTCGCCGCCCACCTGGTCAACCTCGCCTGGAACGGTCTTTCGCACCTGGAACACGAGCCGCGGTTGCGCAGCCGTGACCACGAAACCGAGTGA